From one Mycosarcoma maydis chromosome 17, whole genome shotgun sequence genomic stretch:
- a CDS encoding uncharacterized protein (related to KHA1 - Putative K+/H+ antiporter), with the protein MPRFLVPRAADSVIGGADPTKFETSNPLRLFIIQAAIIIIVTRVLGFALQKIRQPRVIAEVIGGILLGPTAMGRIPGFTQHIFPPPSLPYLNLVSTLGLVLFLFLVGLEVDVRVVRRCAKPSIAISVAGMILPFGLGAAVSVGIYNSFIDKNNVSFGHFVLFTGVAMAITAFPVLARILTETKLLYTKVGVIVLAAGVGNDVVGWILLALTVALVNADTGLTALYILLCAVGWVLILFLVIKPALIWLARRTGSFENGPNQVMIMITLLLVLVSAWITDIIGVHPIFGSFLVGLMVPHEGGYAIALTEKMEDLVLVIFLPIYFALSGLKTNLGDLNSAKAWAYTVAIIVIAFFSKFIGCAAAAKAFGFNLRESAAVGTLMSCKGLVELIVLNIGLSAGILDTRVFSMFVLMAVVSTVITTPLTLWVYPESHRTRLDDASIHSHHAHKITTGEEEEKDQDTSSRLSPKRLLVVLTSFEHLPGLMTLVQLMQPTLAAANTSSSDSTASHGLRHRRSKQTCSASEGEATEKATETGDEDDPSINGAEYQTPVLASEAPYASATAARWHAQISIDALRLVELTDRTSAVMKVSESEDTMRADPIINVFQTFAHLNRLPVQSTMSVIPQEEFATAVTRRCKAAGSNFIILPMTLAQPSANAHSGGAAASGSGAQDAAVAGPSSPLAATLSNPLESLFGGGWASAPSEGLKGRYSAQHFNVVRKIIQTAETDVGLLIEHKAALGNHGVQQPPFSRLGEQPILLAFMGGPDDRAALDLVARLCANNRQLSVLVVRMNRISSEEAGEDQLPTVPPTVHHELSLSYAQQAALRVGGSNMDTLYPTQHSGARSGAPLQSALEATLEDDLALQRIQDQIAADRFSGRLSIETVCTARPLRQLIELAEKHQPALVVVGRGRRNPTQTHRDELKAMIRQRSAAADAVDRQLNSEITKVIGEAATSLTFVNAPSSTLVIAAGWSVASS; encoded by the coding sequence ATGCCACGCTTCTTGGTACCACGCGCGGCTGACAGCGTCATTGGCGGCGCTGATCCCACCAAGTTTGAAACCTCGAATCCGCTTCGACTCTTTATCATTCAAGCTGCCATCATCATTATTGTCACTCGCGTCCTTGGCTTTGCCCTCCAAAAGATCCGCCAACCTCGTGTCATCGCCGAGGTCATTGGCGGCATCTTGCTTGGCCCAACCGCCATGGGCCGCATCCCTGGCTTCACCCAGCACATCTTCCCACCCCCCTCTTTGCCCTACCTTAACCTCGTCTCCACTCTCGGTCTCGTCCTCTTTCTTTTCCTAGTCGGTCTCGAAGTCGACGTGCGCGTCGTCCGTCGCTGCGCAAAGCCATCCATCGCCATCAGTGTCGCAGGCATGATCTTGCCTTTTGGCTTGGGTGCCGCCGTCTCGGTTGGCATATACAATTCCTTTATCGATAAGAACAACGTCTCGTTTGGCCATTTCGTCCTCTTCACCGGTGTCGCCATGGCCATCACTGCCTTTCCCGTGCTAGCACGCATTCTCACCGAGACCAAGTTGCTCTACACCAAGGTCGGCGTCATTGTGCTCGCCGCTGGTGTCGGAAACGACGTCGTAGGCTGGATTCTGCTCGCTCTGACCGTCGCCCTCGTCAACGCCGACACCGGCCTCACCGCGCTCTACATTCTTCTCTGTGCTGTCGGCTGGGTTCTCATCCTTTTCTTGGTCATCAAACCCGCCTTGATctggctcgctcgccgCACCGGAAGCTTTGAGAACGGTCCCAATCAAGTCATGATCATGATCAccctcttgctcgtcctcgtcagCGCCTGGATCACCGACATTATCGGCGTACATCCCATCTTTGGCTCTTTTCTCGTCGGCCTCATGGTCCCTCACGAAGGTGGCTATGCCATCGCTCTTACCGAAAAGATGGAAGACCTCGTTCTCGTCATCTTTCTGCCCATCTACTTTGCCCTCTCCGGCCTCAAGACCAACCTCGGCGACCTCAACTCGGCCAAAGCTTGGGCGTACACGGtggccatcatcgtcatcgccttcttctccaaGTTTATCGGCTgcgccgccgctgccaaggcTTTTGGCTTTAACCTGCGCGAGTCGGCCGCCGTCGGCACCCTCATGTCCTGCAAAGGTCTTGTCGAACTCATCGTGCTCAACATTGGCCTCTCGGCCGGCATCTTGGACACGCGCGTGTTTTCCATGTTTGTGCTTATGGCCGTCGTTTCAACCGTCATCACCACGCCATTGACACTATGGGTCTACCCAGAGAGCCACCGCACGcgtctcgacgatgcttcCATCCACTCGCACCACGCACATAAGATCACTACcggagaagaggaggagaaggatCAAGATACCAGCTCGCGCCTGTCTCCCAAGCGTCTGCTTGTGGTTCTCACCAGCTTTGAACATCTTCCGGGTCTCATGACGCTGGTGCAGCTCATGCAGCCCACCTTGGCGGCTGCCAACACCTCCTCGAGTGATTCCACTGCTTCGCATGGTTTgcgccatcgacgatcCAAGCAGACTTGCTCCGCTTCCGAGGGCGAAGCAACCGAAAAGGCTACCGAGACgggcgacgaggacgatccCTCGATCAATGGCGCCGAATACCAGACTCCTGTCTTGGCCTCGGAAGCGCCCTATGCTTCGGCCACTGCCGCACGTTGGCACGCCCagatcagcatcgacgctctgCGACTTGTCGAACTCACCGACCGTACTTCAGCCGTGATGAAGGTGTCGGAATCAGAAGACACCATGCGTGCCGATCCCATCATCAATGTCTTTCAGACATTTGCGCATCTCAACCGTCTGCCTGTGCAGTCAACCATGTCGGTGATTCCGCAGGAAGAGTTTGCCACAGCCGTCACGCGTCGTTGCAAAGCTGCTGGATCCAACTTTATCATTCTGCCAATGACATTGGCGCAGCCGTCTGCAAATGCGCATAGCGGAGGCGCGGCTGCTAGCGGAAGCGGAGCTCaggatgctgctgttgcaggTCCTTCGTCTCCATTGGCTGCTACGCTTTCCAACCCTCTCGAGAGTTTGTTCGGCGGTGGATGGGCGTCGGCGCCCTCCGAGGGACTCAAAGGACGCTACTCGGCACAGCATTTCAACGTGGTTCGCAAGATCATCCAGACAGCCGAGACGGATGTAGggctgctgatcgagcaCAAAGCTGCACTCGGCAACCACGGCGTGCAGCAGCCTCCATTTTCGCGTCTCGGAGAGCAGCCTATCCTGCTAGCGTTCATGGGTGGACCCGACGACCGAGCTGCGCTGGACCTCGTCGCTCGGCTGTGTGCCAACAATCGACAACTTTCAGTGCTCGTGGTGCGCATGAATCGCATCTCGTCAGAAGAAGCTGGTGAAGACCAGTTGCCCACGGTGCCGCCCACAGTCCATCACGAGCTGAGCCTCAGCTACGCCCAACAAGCAGCGCTGCGAGTGGGCGGTAGCAACATGGATACGCTCTACCCCACACAACACTCTGGCGCTCGTTCAGGCGCTCCACTGCAGTCGGCGCTCGAAGCGACGCTCGAAGACGACCTCGCTCTGCAACGCATTCAAGACCAGATCGCAGCGGATCGATTCAGTGGTCGGCTCAGCATCGAAACGGTTTGCACGGCTCGACCGCTTCGCCAGCTGATCGAGTTGGCCGAGAAGCACCA